A single region of the Garra rufa chromosome 6, GarRuf1.0, whole genome shotgun sequence genome encodes:
- the LOC141337310 gene encoding von Willebrand factor A domain-containing protein 7-like has translation MVSQVVVAVFLLCGTLFQPPDVAAFKPLFQDSSLTHREITQMAILRKTAEVCRDIAIAQGRDFTLPINNGLTPSAVQKACSSSSVSSSAVSSLGFYSAITETYLSNAAVDQVFPPSVAHHIDNEAFREGRDLITEGVAAVKASVQKESYISARIALGALCHTLQDFYSHSNWVELGNTAPFSTLIKPELPLNNIADPSMPTCKSCIGPNCADNILTEQLTSGYFNLFSSTKPPGKCSHGGSLDRTSSREPTGGINKDDISSDHGFLHFRAADMAISATMEVLQDIRLAIGDRTFLRLMGLSQTSVLAFVIDTTGSMSDDITEAKRVSFSIIDSRRGTPEEPSEYILVPFNDPDFGPLTRTKDASIFKQRINSLSASGGGDAPEMCLSGLLLALAGAPPSTDIFVFTDAAAKDSELKSTVQAMIERTKSTVTFLLTNALRRRRDVSQSQRFTSRSITPSPIKLYRDLAHVSGGQTIEVTKATLSQATAVITDASTSALVTLFQVVRSPAIAENFYFFLDPSLSNVTVYVTGDSPVLTIYSPTGVSQSGSVADGPLGRIWTVGNLKRVKLNSDNQTGEWKISINSTAFYSLKVIGQSSVNFLFNFVEQLEGGDFTPKANRPFIGRNATLFVSVTGGDSVTVTDVLLVEASGSGVVNGTIKSVGATDFLVNIDRIPEWAFVVQLKGLLNHSTRPLPSRFQRQSPTQQQGSRFTITAQPKNTMEPGIPVVFNFTLVNSATGGNYTIQARTDRSFTVLFPSSLNMGTEGSAQGAMTLTAPSNTESGTDVTLTIEAEDSESGDSNYMAVRFTVMTKVTDFSSPVCQVVSIKADCPVECSNGSWELSANLTDGNGTGIARVSLSRGNGSLSLSYVMSVRGTNVVVASYNASCCSQEVELVAVDRVGNVGTCFTSIKKTFTTNGSYSVTFSMCVALVGLFVSFLYG, from the exons atggtttCACAGGTTGTAGTGGCTGTATTTCTCCTCTGTGGGACCCTGTTTCAACCCCCCGATGTGGCAGCATTCAAACCTCTCTTTCAGGACAGCTCCCTCACCCATCGAGAAATCACTCAGATGGCCATCCTCCGCAAGACAGCAGAAGTGTGTCGTGACATAGCCATCGCCCAAGGCCGCGACTTCACACTGCCT ATAAACAATGGATTGACTCCATCTGCTGTCCAAAAAGCCTGCTCATCATCTTCCGTGTCATCTTCTGCTGTCTCTTCTCTCGGTTTTTATTCAGCTATAACAGAAACTTACCTAAGCAATGCAGCTGTAGATCAAGTTTTCCCACCGAGTGTGGCACATCACATAGATAATGAGGCTTTCCGTGAGGGCCGGGATCTCATTACTGAAGGTGTGGCTGCAGTAAAGGCCAGCGTGCAAAAGGAAAGCTATATCTCTGCCCGTATCGCACTGGGGGCTCTATGTCACACTTTACAG GATTTCTATAGCCACAGTAACTGGGTGGAACTGGGAAACACTGCTCCTTTCAGCACGCTGATCAAACCTGAGCTTCCTCTCAACAATATAGCAG ACCCCAGCATGCCAACATGCAAAAGCTGCATTGGGCCAAACTGTGCTGATAACATTCTCACAGAACAACTAACCTCAGGATATTTCAATCTTTTCTCCTCCACAAAACCTCCAG gCAAGTGTAGTCATGGTGGTTCTCTTGACAGGACCAGTTCAAGAGAACCCACTGGAGGCATCAATAAGGATGACATCAGCTCAGATCATGGCTTCCTTCACTTCCGTGCTGCTGACATGGCCATCAGTGCCACTATGGAAGTGCTGCAAGACATCCGACTGGCCATAGGCGACCGAACCTTTCTTCG ATTGATGGGCCTCAGTCAGACTTCAGTTCTGGCTTTTGTGATTGACACCACGGGCAGCATGTCTGATGATATTACAGAGGCAAAGAGAGTGTCTTTCAGCATCATAGACAGCAGGAGAGGAACACCAGAAGAACCTTCGGAATACATTCTAGTCCCATTTAATGATCCAG ATTTTGGACCTTTGACAAGGACAAAAGATGCAAGTATTTTCAAACAGAGAATCAATTCCCTCTCAGCATCTGGTGGTGGAGACGCTCCAGAGATGTGCCTGTCAGGACTGctg TTGGCACTAGCAGGAGCTCCTCCATCTACAGACATTTTTGTTTTCACTGATGCTGCAGCAAAAGACTCAGAATTAAAAAGCACCGTTCAGGCCATGATTGAACGCACCAAGTCAACA GTCACTTTTCTGTTGACTAACGCCTTGCGCAGAAGAAGAGATGTCTCACAATCTCAACGTTTTACATCAAGATCAATAACTCCGTCACCCATAAAACTGTACAGAGATCTGGCCCATGTTTCTGGCGGACAGACCATAGAGGTCACAAAAGCTACACTGTCTCAAGCCACTGCAGTCATTACAGATGCATCTACCTCAGCCCTG GTGACACTTTTTCAGGTGGTGAGAAGTCCAGCCATTGCAGAAAACTTTTACTTTTTCTTAGATCCATCTCTGTCCAATGTGACTGTGTATGTCACTGGAGACTCTCCAGTCTTAACCATCTACAGCCCAACAG GTGTGTCTCAGTCAGGTTCAGTGGCAGATGGTCCTCTGGGCAGAATCTGGACTGTAGGGAATCTAAAGAGAGTAAAACTCAACTCTGACAACCAGACAGGAGAATGGAAGATCAGCATTAACTCTACAGCCTTCTACAGCCTTAAAGTCATTG GTCAAAGTTCTGTCAACTTTCTCTTTAACTTTGTGGAGCAGTTAGAAGGAGGTGACTTCACACCGAAAGCCAATCGTCCTTTTATTG GTCGGAATGCTACTTTGTTTGTCTCTGTGACTGGAGGAGATTCAGTCACAGTGACTGACGTGCTTCTAGTTGAAGCTTCAGGATCTGGTGTTGTTAATGGAACCATCAAATCTGTTGGTGCGACAGACTTCCTGGTCAACATAGACAGAATCCCAGAGTGGGCGTTTGTGGTGCAGCTGAAAGGGCTGTTAAATCACTCAACTCGACCTTTGCCTAGTCGATTCCAGAGACAGTCACCCACCCAGCAACAAGGCTCTAGATTTACTATCACG GCCCAACCAAAAAACACTATGGAGCCTGGAATCCCTGTCGTTTTCAACTTTACATTGGTCAATAGTGCTACAGGGGGCAACTACACTATCCAAGCCCGAACAGACCGCAGCTTCACAGTGTTGTTCCCTAGTTCTCTGAACATGGGGACAGAGGGAAGTGCTCAGGGAGCCATGACACTTACTGCACCCTCTAACACAGAGTCAGGGACGGATGTCACACTCACTATTGAAGCAGAAGATTCAGAGTCTGGTGACTCAAATTACATGGCAGTGCGGTTTACTGTCATGACTAAG GTCACTGATTTCTCTAGCCCCGTCTGTCAAGTAGTGAGCATCAAAGCTGACTGTCCTGTGGAATGCAGCAATGGATCATGGGAACTCTCTGCCAACTTGACGGATG
- the LOC141337259 gene encoding von Willebrand factor A domain-containing protein 7-like, which translates to MISLLVVAIVLLQWGLFQPPQAEAFKILPSDGSLTHQQITETAFLRKMAEVCRNAAIARGKDFTLPINNKLTPTTIQRACSNSYSTLLKLSTFNLAVVQTTLSNAAVDRKQFSTAHHFDNEDFKNGRDLITEGVAAVKVSIQKGKYLSARTSLGAVCHTLQDFYSHSNWVELGNTAPFSTLIKPELPLDNLASSNTKTCKSCVGDNCTDNILTEVLQQKILTSGYFDLFLPNKPAGKCSHGSALDRTSFKEPTGGINKDDISSNHGVLHLHAAEMAINATMELLEDIRLATGDQAFLRLMGLSQTSVLAFVFDVTGSVSNYIAEAKKVSLSIIDSRKGTSEEPSEYILVPFNDQDFGPLIRTGDADKFKEQINSLSTSHSLNPGLCLSGLLLTLTRAPPSSDIFVFTDASAKDTELKSAVVAMMQSTQSKVTFLLTNSISTRSQQNVSLSRSLSQSDIQFYRDLAHVSGGQTIEVTISTLSQATTVITDVITTDLVTVLQVERSSSKAENFSFVLDPTLSNVTVYITGDSPVFTLYSPTGVSQSGSVADGPLGSILTVGNLKRVKLNSDNQTGEWKISINSTSSYSLKVIGQSSVDVLFYFVEIVEGGHGDSWGQSFTRPFIGRNATFYVSVTGRDSVTVTDVLLVEASGSGAVNGTIKSVGATEFLVNIDRIPEWAFVVQLKGLLNDSSLVSQFQRQSPVQHKGSRITVTAQSQNITQPGVPMSLNFTVATNTTDGNYTIRARTDQGFSMSFSSSLILGPGGSAQGSVTLTAPSDTESGTDVTLTIEAEAPGSTDLNYITLRFTVSTANTIFSGCYLFSMCLSFVCFFICHFVCL; encoded by the exons ATGATTTCACTGCTTGTAGTGGCTATAGTTCTCCTCCAGTGGGGTCTATTTCAGCCCCCTCAGGCTGAAGCATTCAAAATCCTCCCTAGCGATGGCTCCCTCACCCATCAACAAATCACTGAGACAGCTTTCCTCCGAAAGATGGCGGAAGTGTGTCGTAATGCAGCCATTGCCCGGGGGAAAGACTTTACACTACCA ATTAACAACAAACTGACTCCAACTACCATCCAGAGAGCCTGCTCAAATTCATATTCAACCTTGTTAAAACTATCCACTTTCAATCTGGCAGTTGTTCAAACTACCCTTAGCAATGCAGCTGTTGATAGAAAGCAGTTCAGTACTGCTCATCATTTTGATAATGAAGATTTTAAAAATGGACGGGACCTCATCACTGAGGGTGTAGCTGCTGTGAAAGTCAGCATCCAAAAGGGGAAATATTTGTCTGCCCGCACTAGTCTTGGGGCTGTATGTCATACTTTACAG GATTTCTATAGCCACAGTAACTGGGTGGAACTGGGAAACACTGCTCCTTTCAGCACGCTGATCAAACCTGAGCTTCCTCTTGACAATCTAGCAA GTTCCAATACAAAAACGTGCAAAAGCTGTGTTGGAGATAACTGCACTGACAACATTCTCACAGAGGTACTGCAGCAGAAGATATTAACTTCAGgatattttgacctttttcttCCAAACAAACCTGCAG GCAAGTGTAGCCATGGCAGCGCTCTTGACAGGACCAGTTTTAAAGAACCCACTGGAGGCATCAATAAGGATGACATCAGTTCAAATCATGGCGTCCTTCACCTCCATGCTGCTGAAATGGCCATCAACGCTACTATGGAACTGCTGGAAGACATCCGACTGGCCACAGGCGACCAAGCCTTTCTTCG aTTGATGGGCCTCAGTCAGACCTCAGTTCTAGCTTTTGTATTTGACGTCACAGGCAGTGTGTCTAATTACATTGCAGAGGCCAAGAAAGTGTCCCTCAGTATCATAGACAGCAGGAAAGGAACATCAGAGGAGCCTTCAGAATACATTCTAGTTCCATTTAATGACCAGG ATTTTGGACCTCTGATAAGAACTGGGGATGCAGATAAATTCAAAGAGCAAATAAATTCCTTGTCAACGTCTCATAGTTTAAACCCAGGGCTGTGCTTGTCAGGACTGCTG TTGACTTTGACAAGAGCTCCTCCATCATCAGATATTTTTgttttcactgatgcttcagcaaAGGACACCGAATTAAAAAGTGCAGTTGTGGCCATGATGCAAAGCACCCAGTCAAAA GTCACTTTCCTGCTGACAAACTCTATTTCAACACGTAGTCAACAGAATGTCTCATTATCAAGATCATTGTCTCAGTCAGACATACAGTTTTACAGAGACCTGGCACATGTTTCTGGTGGTCAAACCATAGAGGTTACAATCTCTACATTATCTCAGGCCACTACAGTCATTACAGATGTAATCACCACTGACTTG GTGACTGTTCTTCAGGTAGAGAGAAGTTCATCCAAGGCAGAAAACTTTTCATTTGTACTGGATCCAACTCTGTCCAATGTGACTGTGTATATCACAGGAGACTCTCCAGTCTTTACCCTCTACAGCCCTACAG GTGTGTCTCAGTCAGGTTCAGTGGCAGATGGTCCTCTGGGCAGCATCCTGACTGTAGGGAATCTAAAGCGAGTAAAACTCAACTCTGACAACCAGACAGGGGAATGGAAGATCAGCATTAACTCTACAAGCTCCTACAGCCTAAAAGTTATCg GTCAGAGTTCTGTGGATGTCCTCTTTTACTTTGTGGAGATAGTTGAGGGAGGTCATGGAGACTCATGGGGACAGAGTTTCACTCGCCCTTTTATTG GTCGAAATGCTACTTTCTATGTCTCTGTGACTGGAAGAGATTCAGTCACAGTGACTGACGTGCTTCTAGTTGAAGCTTCAGGATCTGGTGCTGTTAATGGAACTATCAAATCTGTTGGTGCGACAGAATTCCTGGTCAACATAGACAGAATCCCAGAATGGGCGTTTGTGGTGCAGCTGAAAGGGCTGTTGAATGACTCGTCATTGGTTAGTCAATTCCAGAGGCAGTCACCTGTCCAACATAAAGGATCTAGAATAACTGTCACG GCCCAATCACAAAACATTACACAGCCTGGAGTCCCAATGAGTCTCAACTTTACAGTGGCCACTAATACTACAGACGGCAATTACACTATCAGAGCCCGGACTGACCAGGGCTTCAGCATGTCTTTCTCCAGCTCTCTGATCCTGGGACCAGGGGGAAGTGCTCAGGGAAGTGTCACATTAACTGCACCCTCTGACACAGAGTCAGGGACAGATGTCACACTCACTATTGAGGCAGAAGCTCCGGGATCCACTGACCTGAATTATATCACTCTGAGATTTACTGTTTCCACAGCAAACACTATTTTTAGTGGCTGTTACTTGTTTTCCATGTGCCTTTCTTTCGTCTGTTTTTTCATTTGCCATTTTGTATGTCTCTAA